From the genome of Anaerolineae bacterium, one region includes:
- a CDS encoding DUF177 domain-containing protein, whose product MLYNVAKLLQEPIGSVRHYVLDEPSGIEDPDLVLIGPIHSDRVTLMRTQRGILVTAVLTQTVRMQCVRCLADVDVPLEITLEEEYFPSIDLKTGLFIDWSHDEDVTPEVMIDEKHILDLHEVVRQELLLALPLHPLCRPDCRGICPDCGADLNTEPCRCEEKPVDPRWEALARLKKTLSEE is encoded by the coding sequence ATGTTATACAATGTCGCAAAACTGCTACAGGAACCGATCGGGTCCGTCCGCCACTACGTCCTGGACGAGCCCAGCGGCATCGAGGACCCGGACCTGGTGCTGATCGGTCCGATCCACAGCGATCGCGTCACGCTGATGCGCACCCAGCGCGGTATCCTGGTCACCGCCGTGCTGACGCAGACGGTCCGCATGCAGTGCGTGCGCTGTCTGGCCGACGTGGACGTCCCGCTGGAGATCACGCTGGAGGAGGAGTACTTCCCCAGCATTGACCTGAAGACCGGCCTGTTCATCGACTGGTCGCATGACGAGGACGTCACACCGGAGGTCATGATTGACGAGAAACACATCCTTGACCTGCACGAGGTGGTGCGGCAGGAGCTGTTACTGGCCCTGCCCCTGCATCCGCTTTGCCGGCCGGACTGCCGCGGCATCTGCCCGGACTGCGGCGCAGACCTGAACACAGAGCCGTGCCGGTGCGAGGAAAAGCCCGTCGATCCCCGCTGGGAAGCGTTGGCCCGGCTGAAAAAGACGCTGTCCGAAGAGTAA
- the rpmF gene encoding 50S ribosomal protein L32, whose product MGALPKRKVSTVRRGNRRSHHALKKINLVPCPNCHKLRLPHHICPHCGHYRGVEVIEVAKEK is encoded by the coding sequence ATGGGAGCGCTGCCGAAACGTAAGGTCTCTACCGTTCGCCGCGGCAACCGCCGCAGTCATCATGCATTGAAAAAGATCAATCTGGTTCCATGCCCGAACTGCCACAAGCTGCGGCTTCCGCATCATATCTGCCCGCACTGCGGCCATTACCGGGGCGTGGAAGTGATAGAGGTCGCCAAGGAAAAGTGA
- the fabK gene encoding enoyl-[acyl-carrier-protein] reductase FabK gives MIHTRLCDLLNIRHPILQGGMAWVATAELSAAVSEAGGLGILGGGNAPPDYVRDQIRQLRRLTDKPFGVNIPLFSEYADAVIDVCIEERVPVVTTGAGNPGPAIKRLKEAGIIVIPVVASVALARRLEKAGADAIIAEGMESGGHIGDVATLPLVPQVVDAVDIPVIAAGGIADGRGLAAALALGAAGVQMGTRFICAEECTVHPEYKRRIIEAGDRSTMVSGAALGHPVRSLRNPLSRKFVELEQRGASEAEIISFGTGALRRAAREGDWENGTFMAGQSAGLVNDIKPARQIIEDIIAEAEQALHHCVNLIRDSQDS, from the coding sequence GTGATCCACACCCGCCTGTGTGACCTGCTGAACATCCGGCACCCCATCCTCCAGGGGGGCATGGCCTGGGTAGCGACGGCCGAATTGAGCGCCGCGGTCTCGGAGGCCGGCGGATTGGGCATCCTCGGCGGCGGCAACGCCCCACCCGACTATGTGCGGGACCAGATTCGCCAGCTCCGCCGGCTCACCGACAAACCCTTCGGTGTCAATATCCCGCTTTTCTCCGAATATGCCGATGCCGTCATCGACGTCTGCATTGAGGAGCGCGTGCCGGTCGTGACAACCGGCGCCGGCAACCCCGGGCCGGCCATCAAGCGCCTGAAGGAGGCCGGCATCATCGTCATCCCCGTGGTGGCGTCCGTGGCCCTGGCCCGCCGGCTGGAAAAGGCCGGCGCCGACGCCATTATCGCCGAGGGCATGGAATCCGGCGGCCATATCGGCGACGTGGCGACCCTGCCCTTGGTGCCGCAGGTTGTCGACGCAGTGGATATCCCGGTCATCGCCGCCGGCGGCATCGCTGACGGACGCGGTCTGGCCGCCGCCCTGGCGCTGGGCGCGGCCGGCGTGCAGATGGGGACCCGCTTCATCTGCGCCGAGGAATGCACCGTTCACCCGGAGTACAAACGCCGCATTATCGAGGCCGGCGACCGCAGTACCATGGTCTCCGGTGCCGCGCTGGGCCATCCCGTTCGCTCCCTGCGCAACCCTCTCTCCCGCAAATTCGTGGAGCTCGAACAGAGAGGCGCCAGTGAAGCGGAGATCATCTCCTTTGGCACGGGTGCCCTGCGGCGGGCCGCCCGCGAAGGGGACTGGGAAAACGGCACCTTCATGGCCGGCCAGAGCGCCGGCCTGGTCAATGACATCAAGCCGGCCCGCCAGATCATCGAGGACATCATCGCTGAGGCGGAGCAGGCCCTCCACCATTGCGTCAACCTGATCCGGGACAGCCAGGATTCGTAA